In one Cupriavidus taiwanensis genomic region, the following are encoded:
- the lgt gene encoding prolipoprotein diacylglyceryl transferase: protein MLIHPQFDPVAIHLGPLAIRWYGLMYLAGFVMFLWFGRLRIRQPHIAAKGWTTRDLDDMLFFGVMGVILGGRLGYVLFYKPSYYLSHPVEIFKVWEGGMAFHGGFLGVVVAMWLFGRLRRRHWMEVTDFIAPMIPCGLAAGRIGNFINGELWGRATDLPWGMIFPQAGDNIPRHPSQLYQFAGEGVALFIILWLFARKPRPMGAVSGVFLIGYGAFRFAAEFAREPDNFLGLLALKLSMGQWLSLPMILAGIAMVIWAYRRQPGAGAPQPAA, encoded by the coding sequence ATGCTGATTCATCCCCAGTTCGACCCGGTTGCCATCCACCTGGGCCCGCTCGCGATCCGCTGGTACGGGCTGATGTACCTGGCCGGGTTCGTCATGTTCCTGTGGTTCGGGCGCCTGCGCATCCGCCAGCCGCATATCGCCGCCAAGGGCTGGACCACGCGCGACCTCGACGACATGCTGTTCTTCGGCGTGATGGGCGTGATCCTGGGCGGGCGGCTGGGCTATGTGCTGTTCTACAAGCCGTCGTACTACCTGTCGCATCCGGTGGAGATCTTCAAGGTGTGGGAGGGCGGCATGGCCTTCCATGGCGGCTTCCTCGGCGTGGTGGTGGCGATGTGGCTGTTCGGCCGGCTGCGCCGGCGCCACTGGATGGAAGTGACCGACTTCATCGCGCCGATGATCCCCTGCGGACTGGCGGCCGGGCGTATCGGCAACTTCATCAACGGCGAGCTGTGGGGGCGCGCCACCGACCTGCCGTGGGGCATGATCTTCCCGCAGGCGGGCGACAACATCCCGCGCCATCCGTCGCAGCTCTACCAGTTTGCCGGCGAGGGCGTGGCGCTGTTCATCATCCTGTGGCTGTTCGCGCGCAAGCCGCGGCCGATGGGCGCGGTGTCGGGAGTCTTCCTGATCGGCTACGGCGCGTTCCGCTTCGCCGCGGAGTTCGCACGCGAGCCCGACAACTTCCTGGGCCTGCTGGCGCTCAAACTGTCGATGGGCCAGTGGCTGAGCCTGCCGATGATCCTGGCGGGCATTGCCATGGTGATCTGGGCCTACCGCCGCCAGCCCGGTGCCGGCGCGCCGCAGCCGGCCGCCTGA
- a CDS encoding malonyl-CoA decarboxylase domain-containing protein, with the protein MNSFDTGDQKISAPLGESEPSSSNILSRLGRWWGRKGEGEAKANGVARAATPADDEAPLPARAVRRQREQLRLCFDARLTDGAANAAAQAWQAEYEAAGEATRRGMLAVLAEVAGSGSEDAAAEGDKGARAGQAQSSARIRFFKRLAALHGQRGNSACGLHFLIQLRADMLRWQRRMPGLRPLDDDLEALFSNWFDVGLLELQPITWDSPASLLEKLIRYEAVHEIASWTDLRNRLDSDRRCYAFFHPRIAREPLIFVEVAFAPEMAADVHTLLDEAAPLEDLRRVKWAIFYSISNTQAGLRGVSFGNFLLKRVIEEVQREFPKVKQFATLSPIPGFADWLRKQDGDAVARVLGDKRLARWSERHGNAPADGAAWLEALAPDAADAVVRDTALTLAAHFLVRERNQSMPADPVARFHLGNGACVERLNWGADLSRKGRSQSCGMMVNYLYVPEALDDNLARLGAGNPRISRSVGKLL; encoded by the coding sequence ATGAACTCCTTCGATACGGGTGACCAGAAGATCAGCGCGCCGCTGGGCGAGAGCGAGCCGTCGAGCTCCAATATCCTGTCGCGGCTGGGCCGCTGGTGGGGGCGCAAGGGCGAGGGCGAAGCCAAGGCCAATGGCGTCGCCAGGGCCGCCACGCCGGCCGATGACGAGGCGCCGCTGCCCGCGCGCGCGGTGCGCCGCCAGCGCGAGCAACTGCGCCTGTGCTTCGACGCGCGCCTGACCGACGGCGCCGCCAATGCCGCCGCGCAGGCCTGGCAGGCCGAATACGAAGCCGCCGGCGAGGCTACGCGCCGCGGCATGCTGGCGGTGCTGGCCGAGGTGGCCGGCAGCGGCAGCGAAGACGCCGCGGCCGAGGGCGACAAGGGCGCGCGCGCGGGCCAGGCGCAGTCCAGCGCCCGCATCCGCTTCTTCAAGCGGCTGGCCGCGCTGCATGGCCAGCGCGGCAACAGCGCCTGCGGCCTGCACTTCCTGATCCAGCTGCGCGCCGACATGTTGCGCTGGCAGCGCCGCATGCCCGGACTGCGCCCGCTCGACGACGACCTCGAGGCCTTGTTCTCCAACTGGTTCGACGTCGGCCTGCTCGAGCTGCAGCCGATCACCTGGGACTCGCCCGCGTCGCTGCTGGAAAAGCTGATCCGCTACGAGGCCGTGCACGAGATCGCCTCGTGGACCGATCTGCGCAACCGGCTCGATTCCGACCGCCGCTGCTACGCCTTCTTCCACCCGCGCATCGCGCGCGAGCCGCTGATCTTCGTCGAGGTCGCCTTTGCCCCCGAGATGGCCGCCGACGTCCACACCCTGCTGGACGAAGCCGCGCCGCTGGAAGACCTCCGCCGCGTCAAGTGGGCGATCTTCTATTCGATCAGCAATACGCAGGCGGGGCTGCGCGGCGTCAGCTTCGGCAACTTCCTGCTCAAGCGCGTGATCGAGGAAGTGCAGCGCGAATTCCCCAAGGTGAAGCAGTTCGCCACGCTGTCGCCGATCCCAGGGTTTGCCGACTGGCTGCGCAAGCAGGACGGCGACGCCGTGGCGCGCGTGCTCGGCGACAAGCGGCTGGCGCGCTGGAGCGAGCGCCACGGCAACGCGCCGGCCGACGGCGCGGCGTGGCTGGAGGCGCTGGCGCCGGATGCCGCCGATGCCGTGGTGCGCGACACCGCGCTGACCCTGGCCGCGCATTTCCTGGTGCGCGAACGCAACCAGTCGATGCCGGCCGACCCGGTGGCGCGTTTCCACCTCGGCAACGGCGCCTGCGTGGAGCGGCTCAACTGGGGCGCCGACCTGTCGCGCAAGGGCCGCAGCCAGAGCTGCGGCATGATGGTCAATTACCTTTACGTGCCCGAGGCGCTGGATGACAATCTGGCACGCCTGGGCGCAGGCAACCCGCGCATCAGCCGCAGCGTCGGGAAGCTGCTGTGA
- a CDS encoding GntR family transcriptional regulator: MRIVQQALYLEVADRLRAMIDAHTLVPGAWIDESAMAETLGISRTPLREALKVLAAEGLVRLEPRRGCFVNELSEQDLDEIFPLMALLEGRCAYEAARNATRADLDALDGLHADLARYAQAGDIDAYYETNAQIHEAIQRLAGNRWLSGLISDLRKVLRLSRHKSLKLPGRIQESCAEHLSVFAALKARDPEGAEAMMKSHLLRQRGALRALDAGGAAMAADAKAVRAPPALRVAGAED, encoded by the coding sequence ATGCGCATCGTCCAGCAGGCGCTGTACCTAGAAGTGGCAGACCGGCTGCGCGCCATGATCGACGCGCATACGCTGGTGCCGGGCGCCTGGATCGACGAAAGCGCGATGGCCGAAACGCTGGGCATCTCGCGCACGCCGCTGCGCGAGGCGCTCAAGGTGCTTGCCGCCGAAGGCCTAGTGCGGCTGGAGCCGCGCCGCGGCTGTTTCGTCAACGAGCTGTCCGAGCAGGACCTGGACGAGATCTTCCCGCTGATGGCGCTGCTCGAGGGGCGCTGTGCCTATGAGGCCGCGCGCAACGCCACCCGTGCCGACCTCGACGCGCTCGACGGCCTGCACGCCGACCTGGCGCGCTATGCGCAGGCCGGCGATATCGACGCCTACTACGAGACCAACGCACAGATCCATGAAGCGATCCAGCGGCTGGCGGGCAACCGCTGGCTGAGCGGCCTGATCAGCGACCTGCGCAAGGTGCTGCGGCTGTCGCGCCACAAGAGCCTGAAGCTGCCGGGGCGGATCCAGGAATCCTGCGCCGAGCACCTGAGCGTGTTTGCAGCGCTCAAGGCGCGCGACCCGGAAGGCGCCGAAGCCATGATGAAGAGCCACTTGCTGCGCCAGCGCGGCGCGCTGCGGGCCCTCGATGCCGGCGGCGCCGCGATGGCGGCGGACGCCAAGGCCGTGCGCGCCCCGCCGGCCTTGCGCGTGGCGGGCGCGGAAGACTAG
- the ilvD gene encoding dihydroxy-acid dehydratase, with amino-acid sequence MAFNKRSRHITQGVARSPNRSMYYALGYQKEDFDKPMVGIANGHSTITPCNAGLQRLADAAIDAIRAAGANPQVFGTPTISDGMSMGTEGMKYSLISREVIADCIETAAQGQWMDGVVVIGGCDKNMPGGMIALARTNVPGIYVYGGTIKPGHWKGKDLTIVSSFEAVGEFTAGRMSEEDFEGVERNACPSTGSCGGMYTANTMSSSFEALGMSLLYSSTMANPDQEKVDSAAESARVLVEAVKRDLKPRDIITRESIENAVALIMATGGSTNAVLHYLAIAHAAEVEWTIDDFERIRRKVPVICNLKPSGQYVATDLHRAGGIPQVMKILLKAGLLHGDCITITGRTLAEELEQVPDAPRADQDVILPIERALYAEGHLAILKGNLAKEGAVAKITGLKNPVITGPARVFEDEQSAMDAILADRINAGDILVLRYLGPKGGPGMPEMLAPTSAIIGKGLGESVGFITDGRFSGGTWGMVVGHVAPEAYVGGTIALVQEGDSITIDAHQLLLQLNVAEEELARRRAGWQAPAPRYTRGVLAKFARLASTASKGAVTD; translated from the coding sequence ATGGCATTCAACAAGCGCTCCCGGCACATCACGCAAGGCGTGGCGCGCTCTCCCAACCGCTCGATGTACTACGCGCTCGGCTACCAGAAGGAGGACTTCGACAAGCCGATGGTAGGCATCGCCAACGGCCATTCGACCATCACGCCGTGCAATGCCGGCCTGCAGCGACTGGCCGACGCGGCCATCGACGCGATCCGGGCCGCCGGCGCCAACCCGCAGGTGTTCGGCACGCCCACCATCTCGGACGGCATGTCGATGGGCACCGAGGGCATGAAGTACTCGCTGATCTCGCGCGAAGTCATCGCCGACTGCATCGAGACCGCGGCCCAGGGCCAGTGGATGGACGGCGTGGTGGTGATCGGCGGCTGCGACAAGAACATGCCCGGCGGCATGATCGCACTGGCGCGCACCAACGTGCCGGGCATCTACGTCTACGGCGGCACCATCAAGCCGGGCCACTGGAAGGGCAAGGACCTGACCATCGTGTCGTCGTTCGAGGCCGTCGGCGAGTTCACCGCGGGGCGCATGAGCGAGGAAGACTTCGAAGGGGTGGAACGCAACGCGTGCCCGTCCACCGGCTCGTGCGGCGGCATGTACACCGCCAACACCATGAGTTCGTCGTTCGAGGCGCTGGGCATGTCGCTGCTGTATTCGTCGACCATGGCCAATCCGGACCAGGAAAAGGTCGACAGCGCCGCCGAATCGGCGCGCGTGCTGGTCGAGGCCGTCAAGCGCGACCTCAAGCCGCGCGACATCATCACGCGCGAGTCGATCGAGAACGCGGTCGCGCTGATCATGGCCACCGGCGGCTCCACCAACGCGGTGCTGCACTACCTGGCGATCGCGCATGCCGCCGAGGTGGAATGGACCATCGACGACTTCGAGCGCATCCGCCGCAAGGTGCCGGTGATCTGCAACCTCAAGCCCTCGGGCCAGTACGTGGCGACCGACCTGCACCGCGCCGGCGGCATCCCGCAGGTGATGAAGATCCTGCTCAAGGCCGGCCTGCTGCACGGCGACTGCATCACCATCACCGGCCGCACCCTGGCCGAGGAACTCGAGCAGGTGCCCGACGCCCCGCGCGCCGACCAGGACGTGATCCTGCCGATCGAGCGGGCGCTCTACGCCGAGGGCCACCTGGCCATCCTGAAGGGCAACCTGGCCAAAGAAGGCGCGGTCGCCAAGATCACCGGCCTGAAGAACCCGGTCATCACCGGCCCGGCGCGCGTGTTCGAGGACGAGCAGAGCGCGATGGACGCGATCCTGGCCGACCGCATCAACGCCGGCGACATCCTGGTGTTGCGCTACCTGGGTCCCAAGGGCGGCCCCGGCATGCCGGAAATGCTGGCTCCTACCTCGGCCATCATCGGCAAGGGCCTGGGCGAGTCGGTCGGCTTTATCACCGACGGCCGCTTCTCGGGCGGCACCTGGGGCATGGTGGTCGGCCACGTCGCGCCGGAGGCGTACGTCGGCGGCACCATCGCGCTGGTGCAGGAAGGCGACTCGATCACCATCGACGCGCACCAATTGCTGCTGCAGCTGAACGTGGCGGAAGAAGAACTGGCCAGGCGGCGCGCCGGCTGGCAGGCGCCGGCGCCGCGCTATACGCGCGGGGTGCTGGCGAAGTTTGCGCGACTGGCGTCGACGGCGAGCAAGGGCGCGGTGACGGACTGA
- a CDS encoding leucyl aminopeptidase, whose protein sequence is MEFSTKALDWSKAGQNGFLATKTDCLVVGLFEGQNLGGVAKALDVATKGLVGRLVKQGDFEGKRGTHLMLHEVAGVGAARVLLVGLGKEGDFTDKAFADAVRSAVRALSSTRATSALWCLAQQAPQQRDVSWAVITTITLVREAGYRLLERHPGLKRANAQNAASGKPNGNDKSSLRKVVIAVDSGDARAATQAAVRGTAIANGMELTRDLGNLPSNICTPTYLANAARSIAKRHKLKAEILGRKQIEALNMGAFLAVTKGSEEPPQFIVLRYDGAGAKQAPVVLVGKGITFDTGGISLKPGEGMDEMKYDMCGAASVLGTIQAVAEMGLKLNVVAVVPTCENMPSGIATKPGDVVTSMSGQTIEILNTDAEGRLILCDALTYVERFKPAAVIDVATLTGACIIALGHVNSGLYARSDALADALLQAGRRAMDAAWRMPLDDEYQDQLKSNFADMGNIGGRPAGSVTAACFLARFTEKYDWAHLDIAGTAWKSGAAKGATGRPVPLLTQFLMDRAA, encoded by the coding sequence ATGGAATTTAGCACAAAAGCCCTGGATTGGAGCAAAGCCGGCCAAAATGGTTTCCTGGCGACCAAGACCGACTGCCTGGTGGTCGGGCTGTTCGAAGGCCAGAACCTCGGCGGCGTAGCCAAGGCCCTCGATGTGGCCACCAAGGGCTTGGTGGGACGGCTGGTCAAGCAGGGCGACTTCGAGGGCAAGCGCGGCACCCACCTGATGCTGCATGAAGTGGCCGGCGTGGGCGCCGCGCGCGTGCTGCTGGTGGGCCTGGGCAAGGAAGGCGACTTCACCGACAAGGCCTTTGCCGATGCGGTGCGCTCCGCGGTGCGTGCCTTGTCGTCCACGCGTGCGACCTCGGCGCTGTGGTGCCTGGCGCAACAGGCGCCGCAGCAGCGCGACGTGTCGTGGGCCGTGATCACCACCATCACGCTGGTGCGCGAGGCCGGCTACCGCCTGCTCGAGCGCCATCCCGGACTCAAGCGCGCCAACGCCCAGAATGCCGCCAGCGGCAAGCCCAACGGCAATGACAAGTCATCGCTGCGCAAGGTCGTGATCGCGGTCGACAGCGGCGACGCCCGCGCCGCGACCCAGGCCGCGGTGCGCGGCACCGCCATCGCCAACGGCATGGAGCTGACGCGCGACCTCGGCAACCTGCCATCCAATATCTGCACCCCGACCTACCTGGCCAATGCCGCGCGCAGCATCGCCAAGCGCCACAAGCTCAAGGCCGAGATCCTCGGGCGCAAGCAGATCGAGGCGCTGAACATGGGCGCGTTCCTGGCCGTGACCAAGGGCAGCGAGGAGCCGCCCCAGTTCATCGTGCTGCGCTACGACGGCGCCGGCGCCAAGCAGGCGCCGGTGGTGCTGGTGGGCAAGGGCATCACCTTCGATACCGGCGGTATCTCGCTCAAGCCGGGCGAGGGCATGGACGAGATGAAGTACGACATGTGCGGCGCCGCCTCGGTGCTGGGCACGATCCAGGCCGTGGCCGAGATGGGCCTGAAGCTCAATGTGGTGGCGGTAGTCCCCACCTGCGAGAACATGCCCAGCGGCATCGCCACCAAGCCGGGCGACGTGGTCACCAGCATGTCGGGCCAGACCATCGAGATCCTCAACACCGACGCCGAGGGCCGCCTGATCCTGTGCGATGCGCTGACCTATGTCGAGCGCTTCAAGCCGGCCGCGGTGATCGACGTCGCCACCCTGACCGGCGCCTGCATCATCGCGCTCGGCCATGTCAACAGCGGCCTGTATGCGCGCTCCGACGCGCTTGCCGACGCGCTGCTGCAGGCAGGCCGCCGCGCCATGGACGCCGCCTGGCGCATGCCCCTGGACGACGAATACCAGGACCAGCTCAAGTCCAACTTCGCCGACATGGGCAATATCGGCGGCCGCCCGGCCGGCAGCGTCACCGCGGCCTGCTTCCTGGCGCGCTTTACCGAGAAATACGACTGGGCCCACCTGGACATTGCCGGCACCGCGTGGAAGAGCGGCGCGGCCAAGGGCGCCACCGGCCGTCCGGTGCCGCTGCTGACGCAGTTCCTGATGGACCGCGCGGCCTGA
- the lptF gene encoding LPS export ABC transporter permease LptF gives MILQQALRRELAYTAGAVFLVMLTFMLTSLVIRILGMAANGKASPNDVLMLIGLATIGYLSILLSATLFISTLIVLTRWYKDSEMVVWFSAGISLRDLVKPVLQFAAPFIVLALLLGLFAWPWANQQSALFRDRFEQRGVMSMIAAGRFIEPAKANYVLFIEGIDADMKHARNVFVANAEADKIGVALAHQGQFETMPNGDRLVVMENGRRYSGTPGQIDYRIVEFERYAVKVDSKPPESEAKLPPKSRDTIELIRNPTRENLGELIWRISLPILAFNFVMIAIPLAYVNPRLGRYTPLVFAVLIYLTYSNLINLSQSWVRNGSIPFWLAWWPIHLAVFGGALLLFRYRQNRSLGGWRAVFGLRKRDAAAAAGGRA, from the coding sequence ATGATCCTTCAACAAGCCCTGCGACGCGAGCTTGCCTACACCGCCGGGGCGGTGTTCCTGGTGATGCTGACCTTCATGCTCACCTCGCTCGTGATTCGCATCCTGGGGATGGCCGCCAACGGCAAGGCCAGCCCCAACGACGTGCTGATGCTGATCGGCCTGGCCACCATCGGCTACTTGTCGATCCTGCTGTCGGCGACGCTGTTCATCTCTACCCTGATCGTGCTGACGCGCTGGTACAAAGACTCGGAGATGGTGGTGTGGTTCTCGGCCGGCATCTCGCTGCGCGACCTGGTCAAGCCGGTGCTGCAGTTCGCCGCGCCCTTCATCGTGCTGGCGCTGCTGCTGGGCCTGTTCGCGTGGCCGTGGGCCAACCAGCAGAGCGCGCTGTTCCGCGACCGCTTCGAGCAGCGCGGAGTGATGTCGATGATCGCCGCCGGCCGCTTCATCGAGCCCGCCAAGGCCAACTACGTGCTGTTCATCGAGGGCATCGATGCCGACATGAAGCATGCGCGCAATGTCTTCGTGGCCAATGCCGAAGCCGACAAGATCGGCGTGGCGCTGGCGCACCAGGGCCAGTTCGAGACCATGCCCAACGGCGACCGCCTGGTGGTGATGGAGAATGGCCGGCGCTATTCCGGCACGCCCGGGCAGATCGACTACCGCATCGTCGAGTTCGAGCGCTATGCGGTCAAGGTGGACAGCAAGCCGCCCGAGTCCGAGGCCAAGCTGCCGCCCAAGAGCCGCGACACCATCGAGCTGATCCGCAACCCCACGCGCGAGAACCTGGGCGAACTGATCTGGCGCATCTCGCTGCCGATCCTGGCCTTCAACTTCGTCATGATCGCGATCCCGCTGGCCTACGTGAACCCGCGCCTGGGCCGCTATACGCCGCTGGTGTTCGCGGTGCTGATCTACCTGACCTACAGCAACCTGATCAACCTGTCGCAGTCCTGGGTGCGCAACGGCTCGATCCCGTTCTGGCTGGCCTGGTGGCCGATCCACCTGGCCGTGTTCGGGGGCGCGCTGCTGCTGTTCCGCTATCGCCAGAACCGCAGCCTGGGTGGCTGGCGCGCCGTGTTCGGGCTGCGCAAGCGCGATGCCGCGGCCGCCGCCGGAGGCCGGGCATGA
- a CDS encoding DNA polymerase III subunit chi produces MTRIDFHSNVPDVLGYVCRLVRKAYGAGQKVVIHGAPAQLADLDARLWTFSALDFLPHCGLESPNAAVTPVLLAATTEGVPHHQLLINLADQAPAQFASFERLIEVVGAGDAAREAGRQRYRFYRERGYPLTHHDIGQPKGDAA; encoded by the coding sequence ATGACGCGCATCGACTTCCACAGCAACGTGCCGGATGTGCTCGGCTATGTCTGCCGCCTGGTCCGCAAGGCCTACGGCGCCGGGCAGAAGGTGGTGATCCACGGCGCGCCGGCGCAACTGGCGGACCTGGACGCGCGCCTGTGGACCTTCTCCGCGCTGGACTTCCTGCCGCATTGCGGGCTGGAAAGCCCGAACGCGGCGGTGACCCCGGTCCTGCTGGCCGCCACCACCGAGGGCGTGCCGCACCACCAGCTGCTGATCAACCTGGCTGACCAGGCCCCGGCGCAGTTTGCCAGCTTCGAGCGGCTGATCGAGGTGGTCGGCGCCGGCGACGCCGCGCGCGAGGCTGGCCGCCAGCGCTACCGCTTCTACCGCGAACGCGGCTATCCGCTGACGCACCACGACATCGGCCAGCCCAAGGGAGACGCCGCATGA
- a CDS encoding YjgN family protein: protein MHAGSDFTLAVTAAEPAAPAGQRAAALRPLGLSFTGSGSEYFRIWIVNALLTIVTLGIYSAWAKVRTLQYFYRNTRLDGASFDYHGKPSAILKGRAMVFGLVLAFQFASSFSPWLALAMLLVLLAVFPLLLVRSLRFRMANSSYRGLRFGFTGGDAEAYRVLVLWPLAAVATLGLLGPLAHQRFKRYQHSHTRFGTAPFGFHAGAGDFYRAYLRAFGVVLAGTLAMAVAGFVRAPGTGNFGAAALLGFGIAGFYLGMLSVSPYLMARLQNVVWGHTTLAPHAFRSEVSAARMVFIFVTNLIAIALTLGLFLPFARVRATRYRLQCVTMLAAGPLDSFVAGAAQQVGALGDAAADWYDIDIAL, encoded by the coding sequence ATGCATGCTGGCAGCGATTTCACCCTGGCCGTCACTGCGGCCGAACCGGCAGCGCCCGCCGGCCAACGCGCTGCCGCGCTGCGGCCGCTGGGGCTGAGCTTCACCGGGTCGGGCTCCGAGTATTTCCGTATCTGGATCGTCAATGCGCTGCTGACCATCGTCACCCTGGGCATCTATTCCGCCTGGGCCAAGGTGCGCACGCTGCAGTATTTCTATCGCAATACGCGGCTGGACGGCGCCAGCTTCGACTACCACGGCAAGCCGTCGGCGATCCTGAAAGGCCGGGCCATGGTGTTCGGGCTGGTGCTCGCATTCCAGTTCGCCTCTTCCTTCTCGCCCTGGCTCGCGCTGGCGATGCTGCTGGTGCTGCTGGCGGTGTTTCCCTTGCTGCTGGTGCGCTCGCTGCGCTTCCGCATGGCCAACTCCAGCTACCGCGGGCTGCGCTTCGGCTTCACCGGCGGCGATGCCGAGGCCTACCGGGTGCTCGTGCTGTGGCCGCTGGCCGCGGTGGCCACGCTGGGCTTGCTGGGGCCGCTGGCGCACCAGCGCTTCAAGCGCTACCAGCACAGCCACACCCGCTTCGGCACCGCACCGTTCGGCTTCCACGCCGGCGCGGGCGATTTCTACCGGGCCTACCTGCGCGCCTTCGGCGTGGTGCTGGCGGGCACGCTGGCGATGGCCGTGGCCGGCTTCGTGAGGGCGCCGGGCACCGGCAATTTCGGCGCGGCGGCACTGCTTGGCTTCGGCATCGCCGGCTTCTACCTGGGCATGCTGTCGGTCAGCCCCTACCTGATGGCGCGGCTGCAGAACGTGGTGTGGGGCCACACCACGCTGGCGCCGCACGCGTTCCGCAGCGAGGTCAGCGCCGCGCGCATGGTCTTTATCTTCGTCACCAACCTGATCGCGATCGCGCTGACGCTTGGCCTGTTCCTGCCATTCGCGCGCGTGCGCGCCACGCGCTACCGGCTGCAGTGCGTGACCATGCTGGCGGCCGGCCCGCTCGACAGCTTCGTCGCCGGCGCGGCGCAGCAGGTGGGCGCGCTCGGAGACGCGGCGGCAGACTGGTACGACATCGACATCGCGCTCTGA
- a CDS encoding M48 family metallopeptidase yields MVPVTFFDGRSSRAHPATLAVEAQQAVLRDADGAELRRAPLSQLRVSERVRRAPRLVTFADGAFCEVADHAAFDRLLAATGHRDSLVARAQNSWRLAGLAVATLVAVLVLGYYVLLPWGAGMMARAVPAELEARLGQLTLESLDHGMLAPTQLPAAEQARIRAGFAALRRPRDIAHDYQIRFRQGGEIGANALALPGGTIIVTDELVALAGTGAGMMGVLAHEAGHVARRHGLQQVIQGSALAALSAYLFGDISSVLAGVPAAMLTLRYSRDHEREADAYAIDVMQRNGLPPAALAEVLVALEQREGKPDGAQAGRGEDFLSTHPHLQARIDALRRAGR; encoded by the coding sequence ATGGTTCCGGTCACCTTCTTCGACGGGCGCTCGTCGCGCGCGCATCCGGCCACGCTGGCGGTGGAGGCGCAGCAGGCCGTGCTGCGCGACGCCGACGGCGCCGAATTGCGGCGCGCGCCGCTGTCGCAGCTGCGCGTGTCGGAACGCGTGCGCCGCGCGCCGCGGCTGGTCACCTTTGCCGACGGCGCCTTCTGCGAGGTCGCCGACCATGCCGCCTTCGACCGCTTGCTGGCGGCCACCGGCCACCGCGACAGCCTGGTGGCGCGCGCGCAGAACAGCTGGCGCCTGGCGGGCCTGGCCGTGGCGACGCTGGTCGCGGTGCTGGTGCTGGGCTATTACGTCTTGCTGCCGTGGGGCGCGGGCATGATGGCACGCGCGGTGCCGGCCGAACTGGAGGCCCGCCTCGGCCAGCTGACGCTGGAGAGCCTGGACCACGGCATGCTTGCGCCGACGCAATTGCCGGCCGCCGAGCAGGCCCGCATCCGCGCCGGCTTCGCGGCGCTGCGGCGCCCGCGCGACATCGCGCATGACTACCAGATCCGGTTCCGCCAGGGCGGCGAGATCGGCGCCAATGCGCTGGCCTTGCCGGGCGGCACCATCATCGTCACCGACGAGCTGGTGGCCCTGGCTGGCACCGGCGCCGGCATGATGGGCGTGCTGGCGCACGAGGCCGGACACGTGGCACGCCGCCACGGCTTGCAGCAGGTGATCCAGGGCTCGGCCCTGGCGGCGTTGTCGGCCTATCTGTTCGGCGATATCTCGTCGGTGCTGGCGGGCGTGCCGGCCGCCATGCTGACGCTGCGCTATTCGCGCGACCACGAGCGCGAGGCCGACGCCTATGCCATCGACGTCATGCAGCGCAACGGCCTGCCGCCGGCGGCGCTGGCCGAGGTGCTGGTCGCGCTGGAGCAGCGCGAGGGCAAGCCGGATGGAGCGCAGGCCGGGCGTGGCGAGGACTTCCTGTCGACGCACCCGCACTTGCAGGCGCGCATCGACGCGCTGCGCCGCGCCGGCCGCTAG